Proteins from a genomic interval of Zingiber officinale cultivar Zhangliang chromosome 2A, Zo_v1.1, whole genome shotgun sequence:
- the LOC122040477 gene encoding eukaryotic translation initiation factor 2 subunit beta-like: MAGGDPTELKEEVPELVPFDPTKKKKKKKPVVQDPVEEVDKLTEKTENLTVTESSEPSFVGLKKKKKKPVETNFLNDENEDQDQTGDQVGEDEEGEGIVLGVSRYPWEGTDRDYIYEELLGRVFNILRENNPDLAGDRRRTVMRPPQVLREGTKKTVFVNFMDLCKTMHRQPEHVMNFLLAEMGTNGSLDGQQRLVIKGRFAPKNFEGILRRYINEYVICNGCKSPDTILSKENRLFFLRCEQCGSSRSVAPIKAGFVALVKRRKGT; encoded by the exons ATGGCGGGTGGGGATCCTACTGAACTGAAGGAGGAGGTCCCAGAG TTGGTGCCCTTCGATCcaactaagaagaagaaaaagaagaaacccGTGGTTCAGGATCCTGTTGAAGAGGTAGACAAATTAACTGAGAAAACAGAAAATTTAACAG TTACTGAATCAAGCGAACCTAGCTTTGTTGgcttgaagaaaaagaagaagaaacct GTTGAGACTAACTTCCTGAATGATGAAAATGAAGACCAAGACCAAACCG GTGATCAAGTTGGGGAGGATGAGGAAGGAGAAGGTATTGTCCTTGGAGTTAGTCGATACCCTTGGGAAGGAACTGATCGTGACTATATATATGAAGAG CTTCTGGGTCGAGTATTCAATATATTACGTGAGAATAATCCTGATCTTGCTGGAGATAGACGTAGGACTGTGATGAGGCCTCCACAAGTTCTTAGAGAAGGAACCAAGAAGACAGTTTTTGTGAATTTTATGGATCTGTGCAAAAC GATGCATAGGCAACCAGAGCATGTTATGAATTTTTTACTGGCTGAAATGGGAACAAATGGATCACTTGATGGGCAGCAGAGATTGGTTATTAAGGGAAGATTTGCCCCAAAAAATTTTGAGGGAATCCTTAGAAGATACATCA ATGAGTATGTAATATGCAATGGCTGCAAAAGTCCTGATACCATACTTTCAAAGGAGAACCGATTATTCTTTCTTCGCTGTGAACAG TGTGGCTCTTCGCGCTCAGTCGCACCTATCAAAGCTGGTTTCGTTGCACTTGTGAAGCGTCGGAAAGGCACTTAA
- the LOC122040476 gene encoding receptor-like protein kinase FERONIA, protein MVNWRHFRWPSAFLLASFLLLVFAAGDNSKYTPRDYILLNCGSSGRASDSDGRVWNADTGSKFAPSLDSAGLAASQQASSVPEVPYMTARIFTSPYTYSFPVGSGRKFIRLYFYPSNYSTHAQSDAFFDVTCNNRTLLSNFSAFLTANSLNYDHLTREYSVNTSTGGGLDLTFTPSSSHPNAFAFINGVEIVSMPDVFTLGSPSLFTGGPPVSFPIEPDMAMETMYRLNVGGQFLSPTQDSGLFRTWSDDSEYIFGAAFGVSYSNDPNVTVAYTSGVPSYTAPLDVYSTARSMGPDTNVNLNYNLTWIVTVDAGFFYLVRFHFCEIQYPMTKVNQRVFHIYVNNQTVQENADVIAWSHGIGKPVFEDYVVFTTGSGQMDMWVALHPDTEQKPEYYDAILNGLEVFKIQNSNASLAGLNPPPRPQPPVDASRIYGRSTSHKSRAAVVASGVAGGLVFLIAGFCLVGFCRRHKAKGKDAGSSDGPSGWLPLSLYGNSHSATSAKTNATGSYASSLPANLCRHFSFAEIKLATKGFDESLLLGVGGFGKVYRGEIDGGTNVAIKRGNPMSGQGVHEFQTEIEMLSKLRHRHLVSLIGYCEENCEMILVYDYMAHGTLREHLYKTQKPPLTWRQRLEICIGAARGLHYLHTGAKYIIIHRDVKTTNILLDEKWVAKVSDFGLSKTGPMLDHTHVSTVVKGSIGYLDPEYYRRQQLTDKSDVYSFGVVLFEVLCARPALNPALPKEQVSLAEWAVHCQKKGMLDDIIDPYLKGKIAPQCLKKFTDTAEKCVADNSTERPSMGDVLWNLEFALQLQESAEESGSISTGISDETPMMIGNKIVDDPSMEPSITTTSTTSISIGGQSLASVDSDSLTPSAVFSQIMNPKGR, encoded by the coding sequence ATGGTGAACTGGCGCCATTTCAGATGGCCCTCGGCCTTCCTCCTTGCTTCCTTCCTCTTGCTCGTCTTCGCCGCCGGTGATAACTCGAAGTACACCCCCAGGGATTACATCCTCCTGAACTGCGGCTCCTCTGGGCGGGCCAGTGACTCAGACGGCCGTGTTTGGAACGCCGACACCGGATCGAAGTTTGCCCCTTCGCTGGACTCCGCCGGCCTCGCGGCCTCCCAGCAAGCCTCCTCGGTCCCGGAGGTACCTTACATGACGGCCAGGATCTTCACCTCGCCGTACACCTACTCCTTCCCCGTCGGCTCTGGCCGCAAGTTCATCCGCCTCTACTTCTACCCTTCAAATTACTCCACCCACGCCCAGTCCGACGCCTTCTTCGACGTCACCTGCAACAACCGCACCCTTCTCAGCAACTTCAGCGCCTTCCTGACCGCCAATTCTCTCAACTACGACCACCTCACGCGTGAGTACTCCGTCAACACCTCGACCGGCGGCGGGTTGGACCTCACCTTCACCCCATCAAGCTCCCACCCAAATGCCTTTGCCTTCATTAACGGTGTCGAAATCGTGTCGATGCCGGACGTCTTCACCTTAGGAAGTCCTAGCCTTTTCACCGGTGGACCTCCTGTGTCATTCCCTATAGAGCCAGACATGGCAATGGAGACGATGTATCGGCTCAATGTGGGTGGCCAATTCCTTTCCCCTACTCAGGATTCAGGCCTGTTTCGCACTTGGAGTGATGATTCGGAGTATATCTTCGGGGCCGCTTTCGGCGTGAGCTACTCCAATGACCCCAATGTCACGGTTGCTTACACCTCCGGTGTGCCGAGCTACACCGCACCCTTGGATGTTTACTCGACCGCGCGATCCATGGGACCGGATACAAACGTTAACCTGAACTACAACTTGACATGGATTGTCACCGTCGATGCTGGTTTCTTCTATCTTGTGAGGTTCCATTTCTGTGAGATACAGTATCCGATGACAAAGGTGAATCAGAGAGTGTTCCATATCTACGTTAACAACCAAACTGTGCAGGAGAATGCCGATGTAATCGCATGGAGCCATGGGATAGGCAAGCCTGTGTTTGAGGACTATGTTGTGTTTACAACAGGAAGTGGGCAGATGGATATGTGGGTTGCTCTCCATCCAGATACCGAGCAGAAGCCAGAGTACTATGATGCGATCTTGAATGGTCTTGAGGTCTTCAAGATTCAAAACAGCAATGCTAGTCTTGCCGGACTTAATCCGCCGCCGAGGCCTCAGCCGCCTGTGGATGCTAGCCGGATTTATGGTCGGTCCACAAGCCACAAGAGTAGAGCTGCAGTCGTTGCCAGTGGAGTGGCCGGAGGGTTAGTTTTTCTGATTGCTGGTTTTTGTCTCGTGGGATTCTGCAGGCGCCACAAGGCAAAAGGGAAGGATGCGGGTAGCAGCGACGGGCCTTCCGGTTGGCTGCCTCTCTCACTTTATGGCAATTCTCATTCGGCGACATCAGCCAAAACAAATGCCACTGGCAGCTATGCCTCCTCGCTCCCGGCCAACCTATGCCGCCACTTCTCGTTCGCGGAGATAAAGCTTGCAACCAAAGGTTTTGATGAGTCGCTCCTCCTCGGCGTTGGTGGATTCGGGAAGGTGTACCGCGGGGAGATAGATGGTGGGACAAATGTTGCTATAAAGCGCGGTAACCCAATGTCTGGGCAAGGCGTGCATGAGTTCCAAACTGAGATTGAGATGCTCTCGAAGCTCCGGCACAGGCATCTTGTCTCCTTGATTGGTTATTGTGAGGAGAACTGCGAGATGATCCTCGTGTATGATTATATGGCGCACGGCACACTGCGAGAGCATCTATACAAGACTCAGAAGCCACCCCTCACCTGGAGGCAACGACTTGAGATTTGCATTGGAGCTGCCCGCGGACTGCACTATCTCCATACGGGTGCCAAGTATATCATCATCCACAGAGATGTGAAGACCACAAACATCCTGCTAGATGAGAAATGGGTTGCTAAGGTTTCAGATTTCGGTCTTTCCAAGACTGGCCCGATGCTCGACCACACCCATGTCAGCACAGTTGTGAAGGGTAGCATTGGATATCTTGACCCGGAGTACTATAGGAGGCAGCAACTTACCGACAAGTCGGATGTTTACTCATTCGGGGTTGTGTTGTTTGAGGTCCTTTGCGCGAGGCCAGCTCTTAATCCAGCACTTCCAAAGGAACAAGTGAGTTTGGCTGAGTGGGCAGTGCACTGCCAGAAGAAGGGAATGCTTGATGACATCATCGACCCCTACCTGAAGGGCAAGATCGCACCACAGTGCCTCAAGAAGTTCACAGATACTGCCGAGAAGTGTGTGGCAGATAACAGCACAGAAAGACCATCCATGGGCGATGTTCTCTGGAACCTTGAGTTTGCCCTCCAGCTGCAGGAGAGTGCTGAGGAAAGCGGCAGCATCAGTACCGGTATATCCGATGAAACTCCTATGATGATTGGAAATAAAATTGTCGATGATCCATCCATGGAACCGAGTATCACAACGACATCAACCACCTCGATAAGTATCGGAGGGCAGAGTCTAGCAAGTGTCGACTCTGACAGCTTGACTCCTAGTGCTGTGTTCTCACAGATCATGAACCCAAAGGGAAGGTGA
- the LOC122040478 gene encoding transmembrane protein 87A-like, whose amino-acid sequence MLLLGFLLLLLRLGEASIHEYSNGVFAPRSNSFFFHGGSEGLYASSEVNITAPASDGNSFVQFDLVIFKRTKESASKHGDMQQKTGLIEAILVEIQDRDKIGGRFLDTDDICCTRELHDQNLCKVGEVIIRPSQDNSDGPVRVQTFFDGNGEEATMNAQAIPINKTGMYYLYFMFCDPQLVGTVIKGRTVWRNPHGYLPGKMAPLMTFYGFMSLAYLLLGLFWFLQFVRHWKHTLHLHYHITAVIALGMCEMSFWYFEYGNFNSTGTRPMGITIWAVTFTAIKKTVSRLLLLVVSMGYGVVRPTLGGITTTVALLGVVYFIASEALELVEHLGNINDFAGKARLFLVLPVALLDATFIVWMFSSLSKTLEKLQVRRNTAKLELYRKFTNTLAVSVLLSIVWIGYELYFNAIDPLSELWQRAWIVSAFWSVLSFVLLGVICILWAPSQNPTRYAYSEDTNDDFDDEGPLTGSGARGIGDPLSKLERKERKNIDHAFVSAGDHEEDKRE is encoded by the exons ATGCTTCTTCTAGGgttcctcctgttgctcctccgCCTGGGCGAGGCTTCGATCCACGAGTACTCCAATGGTGTCTTCGCCCCGCGCtctaactccttcttcttccacgGCGGAAGCGAGGGTCTCTACGCGTCCTCTGAGGTCAACATCACCGCTCCAGCTTCCGACGGCAATTCCTTCGTCCA GTTTGATCTTGTAATATTCAAACGGACAAAAGAGTCAGCATCCAAGCATGGTGATATGCAGCAAAAGACTGGATTAATAGAAGCTATACTAGTTGAAATCCAAGATAGGGACAAGATTGGTGGTAGATTCTTGGACACTGACGATATATGCTGCACGCGTGAGTTGCATGATCAGAACCTCTGTAAAGTAGGAGAAGTGATCATTCGCCCAAGTCAGGATAACTCAGATGGACCAGTACGTGTGCAAACATTTTTTGATGGGAATGGTGAAGAGGCAACCATGAATGCACAAGCTATTCCCATCAATAAAACTGGAATGTACtatctttactttatgttttgtgatccACAACTTGTGGGCACTGTAATTAAAGGTAGAACTGTTTGGAGAAATCCACATGGCTATCTTCCTGGGAAAATGGCTCCTTTAATGACATTCTATGGATTCATGTCATTGGCATATCTTCTGCTTGGTCTCTTTTGGTTTCTCCAATTTGTGCGGCATTGGAAGCATACACTGCATCTTCACTATCATATTACAGCTGTTATTGCTTTAGGCATGTGTGAAATGTCTTTTTGGTACTTTGAGTACGGAAACTTCAATTCTACTGGAACTCGACCTATGGGTATAACCATTTGGGCAGTCACTTTCACGGCCATCAAAAAGACTGTTTCTCGCCTTCTGCTTCTTGTTGTTTCAATGGGATATGGTGTTGTCAGACCAACTTTGGGTGGCATAACAACAACAGTTGCTCTTCTCGGGGTCGTATATTTCATTGCCTCGGAAGCTCTAGAACTTGTTGAGCATTTGGGAAACATCAATGACTTTGCTGGAAAAGCAAGACTGTTCCTGGTGCTGCCTGTTGCTCTTTTGGATGCAACTTTCATTGTCTGGATGTTTTCATCATTATCAAAAACTCTAGAAAAGCTTCAG GTTAGGAGAAACACAGCAAAACTGGAACTATATCGCAAGTTTACCAATACTCTTGCTGTTTCTGTGCTTCTATCAATTGTCTGGATTGGCTATgag TTGTATTTTAATGCAATTGATCCGTTAAGTGAGCTTTGGCAAAGGGCTTGGATTGTCTCTGCATTCTGGAGTGTTCTCTCTTTTGTACTCCTTGGAGTTATCTGCATCCTGTGGGCTCCATCTCAGAATCCAACTAG ATATGCATATTCAGAGGATACAAATGATGACTTCGATGATGAGGGTCCTCTTACTGGAAGCGGTGCCAGAGGAATTGGTGATCCCTTGAGCAAACTGGAAAGGAAGGAAAGAAAGAACATTGATCATGCATTTGTTTCGGCTGGTGACCATGAGGAGGATAAAAGAGAGTAG